A region of Flavobacterium album DNA encodes the following proteins:
- a CDS encoding IPT/TIG domain-containing protein — MKNLNFKHLLGLLAVFTIALFSACSNDDSAGGGQPVIESVSLAKNDSLVDKGYADNMYIIRGKGFTGTQKIYFNETDTYFNSTFVTDDVILVTIDRNTPYENAPDELKVVTRDGTAVYHFVVAPPAPNVRSFQPVNAADGEQITIYGSFFLNPVVTVGGVQAEVVSNTLTEIVAILPPGSQLKKVMVTTISGESEWGTAVGTAIYDDAFYAPWDIEPWNNHTYVTDAAKAYQGVKFIKKTIAGWDNIQGNWAWNDQLSQYTGIHFWVRSDDAGKLVPIINGNGWGDASKAVNTGTEWKEYRYTWEQLGNPAALQNITFQEFTGASHNYYFDNFGFTVD; from the coding sequence ATGAAAAATTTAAATTTTAAACATCTGTTGGGTTTGCTTGCCGTATTTACGATCGCTTTATTTTCGGCATGCAGCAATGATGACAGCGCAGGAGGCGGACAGCCGGTGATCGAGAGCGTTAGCCTTGCCAAAAACGATTCGCTGGTAGACAAAGGCTATGCCGATAATATGTACATCATCAGGGGTAAAGGGTTTACCGGCACACAGAAGATCTATTTCAATGAAACGGATACCTATTTCAACTCCACTTTCGTGACGGATGATGTGATACTCGTGACCATTGACAGGAACACGCCGTATGAGAATGCTCCGGACGAGCTGAAAGTAGTTACCCGTGACGGCACCGCTGTTTACCATTTTGTGGTAGCGCCGCCTGCACCTAACGTAAGGAGTTTCCAGCCGGTAAATGCTGCCGATGGCGAGCAGATCACGATCTACGGTTCGTTCTTCCTTAATCCTGTAGTAACCGTTGGCGGTGTGCAGGCAGAGGTGGTTTCTAATACACTGACCGAAATCGTGGCAATACTGCCTCCCGGTTCGCAGCTTAAAAAAGTGATGGTAACTACCATTTCGGGTGAGTCGGAATGGGGAACTGCCGTGGGCACTGCGATCTACGATGATGCATTTTATGCTCCGTGGGATATCGAGCCATGGAACAACCACACCTATGTAACTGATGCGGCAAAGGCATACCAAGGGGTAAAATTCATCAAGAAAACCATTGCCGGCTGGGACAACATCCAAGGCAACTGGGCATGGAACGACCAGCTTTCGCAATATACCGGCATCCATTTCTGGGTACGTTCTGATGATGCTGGCAAGCTTGTACCGATTATCAACGGCAACGGCTGGGGCGATGCGTCCAAAGCAGTGAATACAGGTACCGAATGGAAAGAATACCGCTATACATGGGAACAGCTTGGCAATCCTGCTGCACTACAGAACATAACATTCCAGGAATTTACCGGTGCATCGCATAACTATTACTTTGATAATTTCGGGTTTACTGTTGATTAA
- a CDS encoding SusC/RagA family TonB-linked outer membrane protein encodes MGNTLLHDLIKWCTGGRNLAYLILLCCAGTLQAQNTVTGVVSDGNGMTIPGVNVTVKGTGAGVATNVDGQYSIDVPADGVLVYSFIGFATQEIKVNGRKEINITLAENTQQLDEVVVIGYGTQKKDDVNSAVSSIRSKDIENLKQTTVDQMIQGKAAGVSVTNNSGQPGSAVSIRVRGTTSISGTNEPLYVIDGVPVSGDATGKSMSGRPISGNDFSSSGGSGNNAVSPLSMLNPNDIQSIDILKDASATAIYGSRGANGVIIITTKSGRKGTGKLTYEGYTSSASIYKKLDVMNLRQYATHQNALSLLFGTAPDQLRPEFAHPELLGSGTDWQDAVYQTAVSQSHQLAFSGGSESTSYYLSGGFLDQQGTLLGSGYKRYTMRLNIDSKVKDWLRVGANMNTGITNEILTINQSYGGIISNTLLQAPDIPVRNPDGSFAGPLDNALNSTYFNPVAEALSKDNKLIRKNFLGNFYAEAEIIKGLKYRVELGANTEFSENTEFTPSYNWGVQVNQSADLFDRRQNWYSVNLKNLLTYDKAIGKHKFTVLAGQEANDSHWSGISAYGTGFQSNSPYGLNLADPAQNTVTSYKGSAALYSFFGRVIYDFDNKYGISASYRADKSSKFDPTTNNQWGYFPAVSGSWKLSNESFMESTRKYIDNIKFRLGYGETGNQQIANNRYTALLNQQNSGLGSGFLVANIPNPNLTWESMQQTNFGIDFTLLDSRIGASVDFYKKTSDGFLFQVPLPDYLTGGGAQYGGIDSPISNLGEMQNKGIDITLTYTTKGNTDFGWNSTLVFSRYRNKLTSIQDGLPLTQEVNTNGYIPVVATNTEVNHPIGMFYGYVAEGLFTTQEQLDNAPLQFGQSVGTGAGQTSLGDVKYKDVDGNGVIDANDKTFIGNPHPDFTFGFTNNFTYKNFDLSVFVQGSVGNDIMNLTYRNGTSNAQLYQNALVDAANYWTPTNTNTSIPRPIGSTSNPNNQISSRYIEDGSYARIQNVTLGYNLPSDLIGKIKLTRLRIYGTVQNLHTFTKYSGYDPEIGSFNQNQLLTGIDNGRYPTPRTWSLGVNVEF; translated from the coding sequence ATGGGTAATACTCTACTACATGATCTTATTAAATGGTGCACCGGGGGCAGGAACCTGGCCTACCTCATCCTGTTATGCTGTGCGGGCACCCTCCAGGCCCAAAACACAGTAACAGGCGTGGTGTCAGACGGCAACGGCATGACCATACCGGGGGTAAATGTAACCGTTAAAGGCACCGGCGCCGGGGTGGCTACAAATGTTGACGGGCAATATTCTATCGATGTCCCTGCTGATGGTGTACTTGTGTATAGCTTTATAGGCTTTGCAACACAGGAAATCAAGGTGAACGGCAGGAAGGAAATCAACATTACCCTTGCTGAGAACACACAGCAACTGGACGAAGTAGTAGTAATAGGCTACGGTACGCAGAAAAAAGACGACGTAAACAGCGCTGTTTCGTCTATCCGCTCCAAGGACATCGAGAACCTGAAGCAAACCACTGTAGACCAGATGATACAGGGAAAAGCAGCGGGTGTATCGGTAACCAACAACTCAGGACAGCCGGGCAGCGCGGTATCCATCCGTGTGCGCGGTACCACTTCTATATCAGGAACTAACGAACCGCTTTATGTTATCGACGGTGTGCCTGTTTCGGGCGATGCTACAGGTAAGTCCATGAGCGGAAGGCCTATATCGGGCAACGATTTCTCATCGAGCGGCGGCTCAGGCAACAACGCCGTTAGCCCGCTATCAATGCTAAATCCTAACGACATCCAGTCGATAGACATCCTTAAGGATGCATCGGCAACAGCTATTTACGGGTCCAGGGGCGCCAATGGCGTTATCATCATCACGACCAAATCGGGAAGGAAAGGCACCGGAAAACTGACGTATGAAGGTTATACTTCCAGTGCAAGCATCTATAAAAAGCTTGATGTAATGAACCTGCGCCAGTATGCTACACACCAAAACGCTCTGTCGCTGCTTTTCGGCACTGCACCGGACCAGCTTCGCCCGGAATTTGCACACCCTGAGCTATTGGGCAGCGGTACCGACTGGCAGGATGCCGTGTACCAGACAGCTGTTTCTCAAAGCCACCAGCTCGCCTTCTCGGGCGGAAGTGAATCTACCTCCTACTATCTTTCCGGCGGTTTCCTTGACCAGCAGGGAACACTTTTGGGCTCCGGCTACAAAAGGTACACCATGAGGCTGAACATTGACTCTAAAGTAAAGGACTGGCTACGGGTTGGCGCTAATATGAATACAGGTATTACCAACGAGATACTTACAATTAACCAGAGTTACGGCGGTATCATCAGCAACACCTTATTACAGGCACCGGACATACCGGTACGCAATCCGGACGGGTCGTTCGCCGGGCCTTTGGACAACGCACTGAACTCAACCTACTTTAACCCTGTAGCTGAGGCGCTTTCTAAAGACAACAAGCTCATCAGGAAAAACTTTTTAGGCAACTTTTATGCCGAAGCTGAAATTATCAAAGGGCTTAAGTACAGGGTAGAACTGGGCGCGAACACCGAGTTCTCCGAAAATACTGAGTTCACTCCCTCTTACAACTGGGGCGTACAGGTGAACCAAAGCGCCGACCTTTTTGACAGGAGGCAAAACTGGTACTCTGTCAACCTTAAGAACTTGCTTACGTATGATAAAGCCATCGGAAAACATAAGTTTACCGTACTGGCAGGACAGGAAGCGAATGACAGCCACTGGTCGGGCATTTCAGCTTATGGAACAGGTTTCCAGAGCAACTCGCCTTACGGGCTAAACCTTGCCGACCCGGCACAAAACACAGTAACGAGCTATAAAGGCAGTGCGGCGCTTTATTCGTTCTTTGGCCGTGTTATCTATGATTTCGACAATAAATACGGCATTTCTGCTTCCTACAGGGCTGATAAATCGTCTAAATTCGACCCTACTACCAACAACCAGTGGGGATATTTCCCAGCGGTATCGGGTTCATGGAAATTGTCGAATGAAAGCTTTATGGAAAGCACCCGCAAGTATATTGACAATATCAAATTCAGGCTGGGCTATGGCGAGACCGGTAACCAACAGATAGCCAACAACCGCTATACCGCTTTGCTTAACCAGCAAAACTCAGGGCTTGGCTCAGGGTTCCTTGTGGCCAACATACCCAACCCGAACCTTACCTGGGAATCGATGCAGCAGACCAACTTTGGTATCGACTTTACCCTGCTTGATTCGAGGATAGGCGCAAGCGTTGACTTTTACAAAAAGACCTCGGACGGGTTCCTGTTCCAGGTTCCGCTGCCGGACTACCTGACAGGTGGCGGTGCGCAGTATGGCGGTATCGACTCTCCAATATCCAACCTTGGCGAGATGCAGAACAAAGGTATCGACATAACGCTTACCTATACTACTAAGGGCAATACCGACTTCGGCTGGAACTCTACCTTAGTGTTTTCCCGCTACAGGAACAAGCTTACTTCTATACAGGACGGGCTTCCGCTTACGCAGGAAGTAAACACAAACGGGTATATCCCTGTGGTGGCGACCAATACAGAAGTGAATCATCCAATAGGAATGTTCTACGGCTATGTGGCAGAAGGACTTTTCACTACACAGGAACAACTTGACAACGCTCCCCTGCAATTTGGGCAAAGCGTTGGTACGGGGGCCGGGCAAACTTCGCTGGGAGACGTGAAATATAAGGACGTTGACGGCAACGGTGTAATCGATGCTAATGACAAAACCTTCATTGGTAACCCACACCCAGATTTCACCTTTGGTTTTACCAATAACTTTACTTACAAGAATTTCGACCTTTCGGTATTCGTGCAGGGGTCTGTGGGCAATGATATCATGAACCTTACGTACAGGAACGGCACATCGAACGCGCAGCTTTACCAGAATGCGCTTGTGGATGCCGCCAACTACTGGACACCGACCAACACTAACACCAGTATCCCGAGGCCTATTGGCTCTACGAGCAACCCTAACAACCAGATATCCAGCCGCTATATAGAGGACGGGTCGTATGCAAGGATACAGAACGTAACTCTGGGCTACAACCTGCCAAGCGACCTCATCGGCAAAATAAAGCTGACAAGGCTGAGGATATACGGCACGGTACAAAACCTTCACACCTTTACGAAATACAGTGGCTATGACCCTGAGATAGGTTCCTTTAACCAAAACCAGCTCCTTACCGGAATTGACAATGGAAGGTACCCGACACCGAGAACGTGGTCTTTGGGAGTAAATGTAGAATTTTAA
- a CDS encoding glycoside hydrolase family 27 protein: MKKILCSIFTLASLYATAQGNNYVQDYTKYQDLAMTPPMGWNSWNKFACNVDEDMIKQMADAMVSSGMKDAGYTYINIDDCWHGDRDAQGFIHPDPKRFPNGMKALADYVHSKGLKLGIYSDAGSQTCGGRPGSRGYEFQDAMTYASWGIDYLKYDWCNSEGLKAEGAYKTITAALKHAGRPIVLSICEWGTDEPWIWGQNVGHLWRTTGDIYNCFDCIKDHGSWKAFGVMQILDKQDGLRRFAGPGHWNDPDMLEIGNGALTAGEDRAHFTMWAMLAAPLIAGNDLRTMNKETAEVLTNKEVIAVNQDKLGIQGFKAIAEDGLEIWAKPLQGGDWAIVFLNRTTSAKKIDYDWSIQSIYDDINKLAASFKATTYKIKNLWDKKDKGTATTKKAFKADLPAHDVIALRLTKTK; this comes from the coding sequence ATGAAAAAAATACTCTGTTCAATTTTTACACTGGCAAGCCTTTACGCAACAGCGCAGGGCAATAATTATGTGCAGGACTACACCAAGTACCAAGACCTTGCCATGACACCGCCGATGGGCTGGAACAGCTGGAACAAATTTGCCTGCAATGTAGATGAGGACATGATAAAGCAAATGGCCGATGCCATGGTGAGCAGCGGCATGAAGGATGCGGGGTATACCTACATCAATATTGATGACTGCTGGCATGGCGACCGGGATGCGCAGGGATTCATCCATCCCGACCCAAAACGTTTTCCGAACGGGATGAAAGCCCTTGCCGACTATGTGCACAGTAAAGGACTGAAGCTGGGTATTTACAGCGATGCCGGAAGCCAGACCTGTGGCGGAAGGCCGGGCAGCCGCGGGTATGAATTTCAGGATGCGATGACCTATGCTTCGTGGGGTATTGACTACCTGAAATACGACTGGTGCAACTCTGAAGGGCTGAAAGCAGAAGGCGCTTATAAAACCATTACCGCTGCGCTGAAGCATGCCGGCCGGCCAATAGTATTGAGCATTTGCGAATGGGGCACCGATGAGCCCTGGATCTGGGGCCAGAATGTAGGGCACCTGTGGAGGACTACAGGCGACATCTATAATTGCTTCGACTGTATTAAAGACCACGGCTCCTGGAAGGCATTCGGCGTAATGCAGATATTAGATAAGCAGGATGGCCTTCGCCGTTTCGCAGGGCCCGGCCACTGGAACGACCCGGACATGCTGGAGATTGGCAACGGGGCGCTTACTGCAGGCGAAGACAGGGCACATTTTACCATGTGGGCTATGCTTGCAGCTCCGCTTATTGCCGGCAACGACCTGAGAACAATGAATAAGGAAACTGCAGAAGTGTTGACTAACAAAGAAGTCATCGCAGTCAACCAGGACAAGCTGGGCATACAGGGATTTAAGGCGATTGCGGAGGACGGGCTGGAGATATGGGCAAAACCATTGCAGGGCGGCGACTGGGCTATTGTGTTCCTGAACCGTACGACTTCTGCAAAAAAGATTGACTACGACTGGTCTATACAAAGTATTTATGACGATATCAACAAGCTGGCTGCTTCGTTTAAAGCTACTACCTATAAAATTAAAAACCTTTGGGATAAAAAAGACAAGGGAACGGCAACAACCAAAAAGGCTTTTAAAGCCGACCTGCCTGCCCACGATGTTATCGCCTTAAGGCTGACTAAAACAAAATAG
- a CDS encoding response regulator transcription factor, whose product MKNIRIAITDDDSLIVSLLQGYLHSCDGMEVLFTTNNGTDLLSRLASDAVLPDILLLDLKMQGMDGIEVTNHLKADYPDIKVIVVSSHYQLSFMGFMLKTGVSAFLPKGISPIELVDVIRIVDRQGYYFKEDQLAAVRGQISSKTPKPALDEDDSLSEREIEVLRLICQQMTAKEIGEVLFLTPRTVEGHKTTLFAKTGAKNIAGLVIYAIQHGFIRVDELPVM is encoded by the coding sequence ATGAAAAATATCAGGATAGCAATCACCGATGATGATTCCCTTATTGTAAGCCTGCTGCAGGGCTACCTGCACAGCTGCGATGGTATGGAAGTTCTTTTTACCACCAATAACGGTACCGACCTGCTTTCGCGGCTGGCGTCGGATGCGGTATTGCCGGATATATTATTGCTGGACCTTAAAATGCAGGGTATGGACGGTATAGAGGTAACGAATCACCTTAAGGCCGATTACCCGGATATTAAAGTAATCGTGGTTTCCTCCCATTACCAGCTCAGCTTCATGGGCTTTATGCTCAAAACAGGTGTTTCGGCATTTTTACCAAAGGGCATCTCGCCAATAGAGCTGGTTGATGTCATTCGCATTGTAGACAGGCAGGGTTATTATTTTAAGGAAGACCAGCTTGCAGCCGTAAGGGGTCAGATATCTTCTAAAACACCAAAGCCGGCCCTTGATGAGGATGACTCGTTATCCGAAAGGGAAATAGAGGTGCTGCGCCTTATTTGCCAGCAGATGACCGCCAAAGAAATAGGGGAGGTGCTGTTCTTAACACCACGCACCGTAGAGGGGCATAAAACTACGCTGTTTGCCAAGACCGGAGCAAAGAACATTGCCGGCCTTGTAATCTATGCCATACAGCATGGCTTTATACGGGTTGATGAGCTTCCTGTAATGTAG
- a CDS encoding sensor histidine kinase, which translates to MEKWQDPKVIAIWITIIVVLIFTIILFVVKIMHAGYKRMTEANLREAQTQLEHQKMLMETSLQVQEKERGRIAADLHDSLIGKLTLIRMKSQIGAALPEIESLLGESITEARRISHDLTPPLLEFSRAEELIGQVLHPWKEKFTLDFYSDIRVTADLSPDIKIQLLRVVQELLTNIIKHAGATEVKVTFRHTERCIALSVTDNGRGFDTGQLKKGLGLNSLELRMQYLNAKYRVKSVIGKGTTTIIAATI; encoded by the coding sequence ATGGAAAAGTGGCAGGACCCCAAGGTAATTGCTATATGGATCACAATTATTGTTGTGCTGATATTTACCATTATACTTTTTGTGGTGAAGATCATGCATGCAGGTTATAAACGCATGACTGAGGCCAACCTCCGTGAAGCCCAAACGCAGCTGGAACACCAGAAAATGCTGATGGAAACCAGCCTTCAGGTGCAGGAAAAAGAGCGCGGGCGCATTGCGGCCGACCTTCACGACAGCCTTATTGGCAAGCTTACACTCATCAGGATGAAAAGCCAGATAGGCGCAGCGCTGCCAGAGATCGAAAGCCTGTTAGGCGAGAGCATTACCGAGGCCAGGAGGATATCGCACGACCTTACGCCGCCACTGCTTGAATTCTCAAGGGCCGAGGAGCTTATAGGGCAGGTGCTCCATCCCTGGAAGGAAAAATTCACGCTTGATTTTTATAGCGATATACGGGTTACAGCCGACCTTTCGCCGGATATTAAGATACAGTTGCTGCGTGTGGTGCAGGAACTGCTTACCAACATCATAAAACATGCAGGCGCCACAGAGGTGAAGGTAACCTTTCGCCATACGGAAAGATGCATAGCCCTGTCGGTTACTGATAACGGGCGCGGATTCGATACAGGCCAGCTTAAAAAAGGGCTCGGGCTCAACAGCCTCGAACTAAGGATGCAGTACCTTAACGCAAAATACAGGGTGAAGTCCGTAATCGGGAAGGGCACGACCACCATTATAGCGGCAACGATATAA
- a CDS encoding glycoside hydrolase family 5 protein — translation MRNIIKAMPVVLFTALSFGQGVKEYGQLSVKGTQLTDKDGKHVMLRGMSFGWHSFWPRFYNAGAVKWLKDDWHANVVRAAMGIEIGSKGLTYKENPADSKAKIKAVVDAAIQEDIYVIIDWHSHNINLKEAKAFFDEMSKTYGKHPNVIYEIFNEPDEESWADVKAYSEAVIKVIRKNDPDNIILVGCPHWDQDINLPAADPIKGYGNLMYTVHFYAATHKQELRDRTDEAINKGLPVFISECAGMEATGDGPLNVEEWERWIQWMEARGLSWITWSVSDKDETCSVLKTSAASDGNWAASDLKESGVKTREYLRKLNPAPISIKK, via the coding sequence ATGAGGAATATAATAAAAGCCATGCCTGTAGTATTGTTTACGGCATTGTCTTTCGGGCAGGGCGTGAAAGAATATGGACAGCTTAGCGTGAAAGGCACACAGCTTACAGATAAGGACGGAAAGCACGTGATGCTGCGCGGTATGAGCTTTGGGTGGCACAGCTTTTGGCCAAGATTTTATAATGCCGGCGCCGTAAAGTGGCTGAAAGACGACTGGCATGCGAATGTAGTACGTGCCGCCATGGGTATCGAGATTGGCAGCAAGGGACTGACCTATAAAGAAAACCCAGCTGACAGCAAGGCAAAGATAAAAGCCGTGGTTGATGCCGCCATTCAGGAGGATATCTATGTGATCATCGACTGGCACAGCCACAACATCAACCTGAAGGAGGCAAAGGCTTTTTTTGATGAAATGTCTAAAACTTACGGGAAGCACCCGAACGTTATTTATGAGATATTTAATGAGCCGGACGAGGAAAGCTGGGCCGATGTGAAAGCCTACAGTGAAGCGGTGATAAAAGTGATCCGGAAAAACGATCCGGACAATATTATCCTCGTTGGATGCCCGCATTGGGACCAGGACATTAACCTGCCTGCCGCCGACCCCATTAAAGGCTATGGTAACCTGATGTACACCGTACATTTTTATGCCGCGACGCACAAACAGGAATTGCGCGACCGCACCGATGAAGCAATTAATAAAGGCTTACCGGTATTCATATCCGAATGTGCCGGGATGGAAGCCACCGGCGACGGGCCGTTGAATGTGGAAGAATGGGAGCGCTGGATCCAGTGGATGGAAGCGCGCGGCCTGAGCTGGATTACGTGGTCGGTGTCGGATAAGGATGAGACCTGCAGTGTACTTAAAACATCAGCGGCATCTGACGGGAACTGGGCAGCATCCGACCTGAAGGAGAGCGGGGTTAAAACAAGGGAATACCTGAGGAAATTAAATCCTGCTCCCATTAGCATTAAAAAATAA
- a CDS encoding RagB/SusD family nutrient uptake outer membrane protein — MNRFRNTYKLFRLAIVFTLLSSCAEDFTNRPPEDAISLDTYYSTNAQVESATNGMYSRTWFQFHNKFFFAVAEVGSGNMYSGSSDVSAMRNFSLNGSDPELNQGWRSLWANIAQANAIINFLADRVGPGVDDAVLQNTIGEAYFMRATAYFYLVRLWGPVPIIENNLDYVSRPAINTNRIEDVYTLIESDYNTAIEKLYEKVRTSNYANNGHVSKGSAKAMLAKVHLYQGEYAEARQLAEEVINSNEFKLLGGPQVPNKSFGDLFTYPNNNNEESIFALQWVTDGNYGSASNCNTQFGISTAALTTSNASYGGVFAPSQDVLDLYEDGDIRKHETIMFPGDSYPNMKVIVNGTTEQVGFTVPAADQIGGQGAGAAIKKYCQGIVNGNATGPVDNWAMMENNTYIMRYAELLLIHAEAVLAGGSSTSDAGALASFNAVRVRSNQPALASITFNDIFLERRRELCFEGDFWFDLGRIPRAQATAIIAAQNRGNMFLEEHFTPDESDFYLDYPDNDVAKNPLLLADPVPYEFN; from the coding sequence ATGAATAGATTCCGCAACACATACAAATTGTTCCGTTTAGCAATTGTATTTACACTATTGTCTTCCTGTGCCGAGGATTTTACCAACAGGCCGCCGGAAGATGCCATAAGCCTCGACACTTATTACAGCACCAATGCACAGGTTGAGTCAGCCACCAACGGTATGTACTCCAGGACCTGGTTCCAGTTCCATAACAAATTCTTCTTTGCTGTGGCCGAAGTAGGATCGGGCAATATGTACTCGGGTTCAAGCGACGTAAGCGCAATGCGCAACTTCTCGCTTAACGGAAGCGACCCTGAGCTTAACCAGGGCTGGAGGTCGCTTTGGGCCAATATCGCACAGGCCAACGCCATCATTAATTTTCTTGCCGACCGTGTGGGCCCGGGGGTAGATGATGCAGTGCTTCAAAACACTATCGGCGAGGCCTATTTTATGAGGGCTACCGCTTACTTTTATTTAGTAAGGCTTTGGGGTCCGGTGCCTATTATCGAGAACAACCTTGACTATGTTAGCAGGCCGGCTATAAATACCAACAGGATCGAGGATGTATATACCCTTATTGAAAGTGATTACAACACAGCTATAGAAAAACTGTATGAAAAAGTGAGGACCTCGAACTATGCCAACAACGGCCACGTATCGAAAGGTTCTGCGAAAGCGATGCTTGCAAAAGTGCACCTCTACCAGGGCGAATATGCCGAAGCAAGGCAGCTTGCCGAAGAGGTGATCAACAGCAATGAGTTCAAGCTCCTTGGCGGGCCGCAGGTTCCGAACAAATCTTTTGGCGACCTGTTCACCTACCCGAACAACAATAATGAAGAGTCGATATTTGCATTGCAGTGGGTAACTGACGGTAACTACGGTTCTGCAAGCAACTGCAACACGCAGTTCGGCATCAGCACCGCTGCGCTTACCACTTCAAACGCTTCGTATGGCGGTGTATTCGCACCTTCGCAGGATGTGCTTGACCTGTATGAGGACGGTGACATCAGGAAACATGAAACGATAATGTTCCCCGGCGACAGCTACCCTAATATGAAAGTTATTGTGAACGGTACCACGGAACAGGTAGGCTTTACCGTACCAGCTGCCGACCAAATAGGCGGACAGGGCGCGGGCGCTGCCATCAAAAAATACTGCCAGGGTATTGTGAACGGCAATGCCACAGGGCCAGTAGACAACTGGGCAATGATGGAGAACAACACCTACATCATGCGCTATGCCGAACTGTTGCTGATACATGCCGAGGCAGTGCTTGCCGGTGGCAGCAGCACATCGGATGCCGGGGCGCTTGCTTCGTTCAATGCTGTTAGGGTAAGATCCAACCAGCCTGCGCTTGCCAGCATTACCTTTAATGATATCTTCCTGGAAAGAAGGCGCGAGCTTTGCTTTGAAGGCGATTTCTGGTTTGACCTGGGCAGGATACCAAGGGCACAGGCGACCGCTATTATAGCCGCACAAAACAGGGGCAATATGTTCCTGGAAGAGCACTTTACACCAGACGAGTCTGACTTTTACCTGGACTACCCGGATAATGATGTGGCCAAGAACCCATTATTGCTGGCCGACCCGGTACCTTATGAATTCAATTAA